A region from the Salvia splendens isolate huo1 chromosome 15, SspV2, whole genome shotgun sequence genome encodes:
- the LOC121766417 gene encoding protein MAK16 homolog, whose protein sequence is MQHDEVIWQVIRHKHCSFMAKIETGIFCRNPYNVTGICNRSSCPLANSRYATIRDHDGVFYLYMKTIERAHMPNKLWERVKMPRNYAKALEIIDKHMMYWPKLLVHKTRQRLTKMTQMRIRMRKLALKTREKIMTVPTKQKKREARREEKAEKAALLEKSIEKELLERLKKGVYADIYNYPVDKYNEILDKEEVGKATISEDEEEEEEPVIEYVEGYEELEEEDDMEDFGGLAIREDYDNDNLNDDDDDDDDEEEKSASVAYKRGRKSSARKLAKEEQGAKSKKKIKVQVEVEHEDAVERQRAVY, encoded by the exons ATGCAGCACGATGAGGTCATCTGGCAAGTTATCAGGCACAAACATTGCAGTTTCATGGCCAA AATTGAAACTGGGATTTTCTGCCGGAATCCTTACAACGTGACCGGGATATGCAATCGGAGCTCATGTCCTCTTGCCAACAGTCGATACGCTACTATTCGGGATCATGACG GAGTGTTTTATTTGTATATGAAGACAATAGAGAGGGCGCATATGCCAAATAAATTGTGGGAAAGGGTTAAAATGCCGAGAAATTATGCAAAAGCCCTTGAGATTATTGACAAGCACATG ATGTATTGGCCGAAGTTGTTGGTACACAAAACAAGGCAGAGATTAACTAAGATGACACAGATGCGGATACGCATGAGAAAACTAGCTTTGAAAACAAG AGAGAAAATTATGACAGTGCCAaccaaacaaaagaaaaggGAAGCTAGACGAGAGGAGAAGGCTGAGAAGGCAGCACTTTTGGAGAAA AGTATTGAAAAGGAGTTGCTTGAGCGCCTCAAGAAAGGAGTCTATGCTGATATCTATAACTACCCTGTTGATAAATACAATGAAATCCTTGATAAGGAAGAAGTTGGAAAAGCTACTATTAGTGAAgatgaagaggaggaggag GAACCAGTAATAGAATATGTTGAGGGATATGAGGAACTTGAAGAGGAGGATGATATGGAAGATTTTGGTGGTCTTGCTATCAGAGAAGATTATGATAATG ATAATTTgaatgatgatgacgacgacgatGACGACGAAGAAGAAAAAAGTGCATCTGTTGCTTATAAGAGAGGGAGGAAGAGTTCTGCAAGAAAGCTGGCGAAAGAAGAACAAGGGGCCAAATCTAAGAAGAAAATCAAAGTCCAAGTTGAG GTTGAGCACGAAGACGCAGTTGAAAGGCAAAGAGCTGTGTATTGA